The region TCCAGTTTGCGAAATTTGTATGAGGCGGGCTTGATGCGGGTCAGGCCTGATGCGGGTCAGGCCTGATGCGGGTCGGGCCTGTTGCGGGCCTGGTCTAAACGGGCCAAGCTGACCCGTACGGCCATCCCTAGTCAATATTGTTTCACTTTATCATTTGGTCATTGTTAATTCAATCTTTGACAAAGCTATTTCAATTCATGAACACActttagataaaataataagaatatctCATATATATGAATTAGACTTATGAGTAGTAGTATgcatatgaaaattatttttctgaGTCAAATCAACACATTCTTTTGTAATGTTTGATGGGTTTTTTTGTAGTCAAGCATTAGTGTTAGattattttctttgtctaaTCTTATATAGAAAACTTTTTTCTGTTTATTAGTTACTCAAAGACTTTAGGTTGTGAATCACTGTAATGTATGTTTCATTACTTAATAgattttgttatcatcaaaacaTAATTGGAAACTCTTCTTGACGAATTCGTTTTCTAGGGTTTGCGTTGTCTATTCCTTACAAGACCCTCTAATTAGACTCTTCTAACTGGAATGTCTAAGATGTCTCATTCGTCCAACAATGCTTAAAAATCTTATGTTACCACATAATAACATTCAAAACTCATTTTACACGTTTTGGATAAATCGCattaaagtttaagaaaactaatatcAAGCCATATGTAGATGTATACAAATGTACACATCAAAATGcaaaacatattatatttgttgaaAATTCAATGAGATAAGCAATGTATATGGTGTCAAAAATCCTTACATATCTTTGGCTAAAGCTCAATTAATTTCATTTGCACATATACAAGTTAAAACATTAGATTTAGATTCAATTGTTCTTCAAGAAAACTAAGATTAAATATTCcaaaataagatagaaaatgtaattatcatatataatttgtttattaaatcCTACACATAAATTTGATTATCTAGGAATATCGTGATTGTTACAACTTGATTAAATTCATTAGAACAaaatagaaattgaattttgaagTATCAAACATTCTCTGATAAACACGTTAGACAAAGTCTTAGAGTCTTCCAATTAGAGACAAAAGTAGATTTGTCGAAGAGACCTATAACTGCATGATCACACATGTTACaaagattatatataatattaatccACATACTTAGAACGTTTGTTATCATAAAATTCATTAGGTGGTCTTATAAAAACTAGGCGATCTGGTGGGTGGTGGGtgtatttacattttatcttAACAATGTCAAATAGTGTAACCTTAATATATAGTCTATTACTAAGAGATGATCCAATATTATAGGAGAAAAATCTCCATTGCAACAAATGGGCCAACAAGACACAAAAAGACCATGCTTAAGGTAAATAATCATCACATAAAGGTTTTCACCACCACTAGAGAAGAAAGAACACAATCTTGATTCATTCACACACCATAACTACAACAAAGAAGGCATTatccactacaagaaaacttctaaatagtgaccaataattattagtaactacagtgaccaatttagctaccaatttacaaaacaaaaaattattggttaataaaatagtcactattatgaataaaaaattataatcgaCCGTTAAgttggtctttaaaattaaggcttaaatatgcatttggtccctatttttgttgtttttattcaatttggtccctattttcattttgtgttcaattaggtcctcattttcatcaaactgtggtcaatttggtcctttttcactaacggtgtttaaatagttaacgtttttgaataATACAAATCATGTGTCagcttctgttttttttttaatttttttaatttttttaatttttttttaatttttttaatttcaaaaaatatgtccacttgtcaagtcacaattgtgccatgtgtcaatgctagtgccacatgtcagtttgtggttgtattatttctttttgttcaatttagtcccgatattcgttatttttgttcaatttagtccctatattcattatttttgtttaatttagtccaaattttgttaaaatagaaccatttaattttcaaaattgacataaaatttagttattttttaaattcaattataaattataaaatttaattataaattgaatatatttcttagatataattatttaaatattattaaaatataattattacaaattttaaaaatatatattaacatttgtaaaattcaaatttaaatttaaaatatttaatatttttattgcattttagatattaaaatctaaaatattttatatttaaatgttaattttacaaatattagtttacttttctaaaatattttgaatatttaaaatatttttatatatcaattttaaaagtattttagaatataaatattagaaaaaaaaattaataacaatattcttataatattttaaataattatattctatttaacaattaaatataagaattttattcgatttataattaaatttaataatttataattgaatttaaaaaataataaattcaaatgtcaattttaaaaaataataatataatttgtataaaagatattaaatttagtttcaaattaaaagggagaaaattgatttattttaacaaaaattaggactaaattgaacaaaaataacgaatatagagactaaattgaacaaaaaataataataatactacaaACTAACATGTGGCACattgtgacttgacacatgggcaaattttttgaaatcaaaaaattataaaaaattataaaaagattataaaaaaattataaaaaattataaaaaaataaaaaaaatcaagagttgtcacgtggcatgtactgtaacgttccatttaataaataaacttacttaaatgacacgtcacacaatataataatacgAGCAAAGATACGGAGTAAAGACTCACTCCTTAAGGATATCCAAgagttataaaagaaaaatcctgaggcacaccacgatgccaatacaAGACAAGGTACAAGGTCTAATGTAATCAGAAACATAGTACTAATCAATATAATACATAGGCCATAGCCCTAGCAAAAGACATAAAGAGCAGAGCCCAAGTCCAGTCGACTCAACAGcagaacctccatcaccctgacgACCACGGgtagttctcgcatctgctcacatcaataagttgatgatcatcacaaaaagagAAGAACCGCACATAtagaacacacaacaaacaaatagaagggtaagctagactAGAAAATAGTCTATCATATGCTATTTCACAGTCCAAGCAGTATatgtcatccaaacatgttatgacttctcaaacaatacattaaaactcagactcgactcatccggatacgtataatttagtcagattcagcggatgcttgcacttgtggtggatttctcTGCTCACCCTTGAgctgctcaccctcgagctaagtgttacaatgtcttagtcccccccacacaaggttaacccttaatgagtttcaggtctcttgctactctcaccacaagagtcagtccgctctatgtgagactaactgactccttagagtgtcaggatgcaaccttaccttgaatccttactaaattatatagatggggcaccaccatgaactcccactaacaagggtcatggaattacgtcccgaccactaaagcattaccatgaggtctcacctataGGCTCATGAAATTACATCCTGACCACATACCAAACATATTCAACCAACCAAGAAATATTTGTCATGCATAAAAAtccatgccaacctttataatcaatcctcattcatattccatgttgaattcattccaactcatccttccgaaaccatgaatatagaagtgtatttcataccaataccatgccactttaataccaATCATCccatttaaatcacatgccaagatcataccaaatccatcattcacaacccatgaaccacatcactcatgcataatcatttatctcatgcttttaacatAACAATTAAATTCAAGTAAGTCCCAACCATCCAAGAACAGAGAAACAACCAAaatacactaacacaaaaaagcctttTAACGTCCGACATTTTCGACCTTTGACATCTGCCCAAACACCAACGTCGTACcgggtgacgtcaaaataacgTCGGAAAAATAGCAGACGTCACTTGACGTCGGTCCTTTAAGAGTCCGACGTCAATTTTCGTGCTGAAATGAGGGAAAAACCTGAGCAATTTAACGTCTGCTAGAGCccgtcagacgttaaataacgtcggcccTGGTCTGATCCAGAGCTTGTCATACCTGAAACATATCATTAGGAAATGTTAACAATGAAAATATACTCAATGAACctctattatattaaaacagcaagaaaaataaaaaattgtaaatgtgacaatattattaaataaacaccTATCAAGAAATTGTATTCTCCCATATGCCTTCATtgtgatcacttcgaatagcaTGGATGTCATCAGTTACATCATCAACTTTGTCTTGAATGGTTCTTGATAAGAAAGACGTTGTCTCAAGTATGTCTAGAcaatcttcatcatcatttacGTGCATGTTTCTTCCTTCTAATACAACTGACAATTTCTGATTGGCTGGATcaatgacataaaaaatttgtcatgcTTGACTAGCCATAATAAATGGTTCATTTGTATCACTCATCTTGTTAAGATCCACCAAAGTAAAGCCAAAGTCATCTGTGCCAACACCCGAATTACTATCAACCCATTTACAGTTGAAAACTGACACTCTAAAAGTCACATAATCAACTTCCCATATTTCGTGTATTATTCCAAAGTAACTCATGGATGCTGTAATTGGATTCTTGTCCTTAGAATTGGCAAAATGTACAGATTCAGCTTGAAGTGTAACCCCACTATTTTGAACTCtacttttgtcatcttccatCTTTGAATAGAAACAATGATTGTTTATGTAGTACCCGCCATATGTAATGACATCATTGTTCGGTCCACGAGCTAGCCTCAATAGAGTTTCAGAAACATTTGGAGTCGCGTAAACCTTTTTCTTAAACCATGATAAGAATGTTTTGTTATGTTCATTAAGTACCCATTTTTCACTCATTCGTGGATGTGTTGATTTCGTTTCATCAATGTGTTGCATAATGTAAGGAATGACCTCTACAGTGTTGTTTAAGATGTACAAATGGGCTTGATCAACTAATTTTCTACTAACACTTTGAATCTTCACTCCACACACACCCTTACCTTCACATTCACCTTCATGTCTAGTCTTAGGAACTCCAATTGGTTCACAACTTGGCATATAACTTGAGCAGAATTCAATGGCTTCTTCTGCAATGTACCGCTCTATAATTGAAGCTTCTGGTCAATACTGATTCTTGACATATCCCTTTAAGATCTTCATGTATCTTTCCACTGGGTACATCCATCTCAAGAAAACTAGCCCACATAATCGAATTTCCCTTACAAGATGAACTATCAAATGAACCATGATATCGAAAAATGAAGGTGGAAAATACATTTCCAATTGACACAATAGTCTAATGGCCTCATTTTCCAAATCGTCTAACACTCGAGGGTCAATAACTTTCTTGCATATGACATTGAAGAACATACACAAACGTGTTAGAATACCTCTGACAGAAGTAGGTAAGATGGCTCGAAAAGCTACTGGTAAAAGTTGTTGCATCAACACATgacaatcgtgagactttaAACCGACTAACTTTAAATCTTGCATAGAAACAAGGCtactaatatttgaagagtaaccTTGGGAAACCTTCACACTTCTTAAACACTCACAAAAAATTTGCTTCTCTTTTCTAGAAAGAGTGTGACAAGCTGGAGGCAGGTAGGTTCGTCTTCCAATTGATTGTGCATGTAACTCAGAACGGATGCCCATTTCAGCCAAATCTTGTCGTGCTTTAACTCCATCTTTAGTCTTTCCTTTTACATTTAGTAAAGTCCCGATGACGctatcacatacatttttttcaatgtgcATCACGTCTATACAATGCCGTACATCAAGTTTACACAAATATGGAAGATTAAAGAAGATtgattgtttcttccaaatGCTTTTCTTCGTGGTCTTTTTCTTTGGATGTTTCCCAAACACAATGTCAATGTTTTCCACTTGGTTGTATATTTCTTCACCATTGCGGGGTCTCGCTACAATTTCATCCTCAGGACTTCCATTAAATGCTTTTTTCATTCTACGATAAGGATGATTTCGAGGAAGGAACTTTCGATGTCTTGTATACACATTTTTCTGATCGTGCTTCAATTGAATATAACTCGtgtttttttcacaaatggGACATGCAAAATGACCTTTAACATTGTAACCGCTCAAGTTTCCATATGCTGGAAAATCATTTATGGTGCAAAACAACATTGcacacaaacaaaacaattctTGAGAATAAGAATCATACACATCGACACCTTCTTCCCATAACAGTTTCAAATCATCGATCAACGACTTTAGGTACACATCAATGTCATTTCCAGGTTGTCTAGGAcccgatatcatcatagacaacatcatataTTTCCTCTTCATGCACAACAAAGGAGATAAATTGTAAATCATCAACAAAACTGGCCATGAACTATGTTTGCTACTTAAGTTCCCATAAGGATTCATACCATCTGTAGCAAGTCCAAGTCTTAAGTTTCTTGGCTCAGCACCAAATTCTGGAAATGTTTCATCAATCTTCTTCCATTGTGGAGAATCAGCTGGGTGTCAAAGAAGATTATCACACTTTCTTCCATCAACGTGCAATTTCACTTTTTTTGCATCTTCTTTAATGGAAAATAGTCATTTGAATCTAGGTATTATAGGAAGGTACCACATCACCTTAGCAGGTGCACCATCTTTGTCTTCATCGCCactatttccatcaattttctttttaaaccgtGATAAACCACATGTTGGGCACGCCTTCAGTGAAGTAAACTCGTCTCTATATAAAACACAATCATTTGGGCATGcatgtatcttttgatattcCAAACCCATTGGACATAAAACTTTCTTTGCCTCGTAATTATAGATAGGTAACGTGTTATTTTTTGGAAGCATCTCCTTTAACAATTTCAACAATTTTGTGAAACTTGTATCCATCCATCCATGCCTTGCTTTTAAActgaataatttcaaagttgTTGACAGTCGCGTAAAGTTAGTGCATCCTGGGTACAATTCTTCCTCTGAATCGGACTTAAGAGAATCATATAAATGAACTTTTCCAAAATTCTCCTCCCCAACATCATGTACCATATCTTCTAAATGATCATTCATCTAGTTGTCTACATAATCTGTTCCTCGTGACGTTGTAGGCTTGTCTAATACTTCTCCCTGCCACCAAGTCCAAAGTGTATAACTTCTCATTATACCAAAGATGAATAGATGATCACGCATTGTTCCCAAGTCATAACGTATTTGATTAAGACAACGAacacaaggacaaaaatatgtccCGTTACTTGAGATTGCGTGTTCTTGAACATATTGCAAAAACTCAGAAACCCCCTTTTCATACTCTTCACTTATGTGACGCTCATTCATCCAGCTTTGATCCATACTATGTTCGTAAAAAACTCAATCAATCTCAAACTTTTAACTCTCACAAGGTGAGGCCCTACCCattcgaaaaaattatttttcataatttgctaacACATATACAAATAagtcaaacatcataaatttcacaaaatttcgacAGAATTTCGCATTGCTCTCTgaagtacacgaaatgaaagtgattaatcatgatcacaatcaagtatgcatccaGAGAACAATACAAATTAGCCTCaatcgaaattttatgaaatttatgcgtAAACCTCAATGTACACATTGTagtaaattatgaaaaataattttttcaaactgtccaatcggacaattcaagatttaatacaaacgattaaaaatttaatcatttgtactaaatctcaaacgggaactaAGTTTCACTCACTGTATACTATAActataataaatctacatatataaaataacactgCAACAATAatgttcaaaaataaaatgcaataagaattatttaaacatgcatatatctaataataaatattattttattttgtaattttacaaatattattataaaattttaaataaaaaaaataggccaaaaaattaacaaaaaaaatagtctaagactaaaactataatgacatttataaaaaaatacaagtaattttatacatacaatgaacaaatatatacatacaatgaaaaactaACCTCTTCTAATTGAAAGACGAACTTTGAGAGGGAGTCTTGGGTCTCCGCACACTGCTGGCCAAATGGGAACGAAGAGCAAGTGGGACGAATCTCAAAACgctgcaaatggggatgaaaacggaaaataatcggttcaaaacgcgtaaaatcaacccataatcaaatcccaacaagtttgatgGCGAAAACCTTTCGAAACTCACCCGGAGGGGTCAGAAATGGCGTCGTCGGCGGGAACTCTCGCGGAAACGATGAACAACGCGAGGGTTTCTGCGTTTCGCACAGAGATAAACCAAAACTTAACGTCAGGAGTGTGGTatccgacgttaagtgacgtttGGCGCGTCTTGGTCCGACGTAAAGGGACGTTTGGCGCGTCTTGTGTTAGTGATAATCAAGCATCCTCGTccagctcctcgctcaggctgaaaggcctcgctcaagcgagaggggctctcgctcagacgagctcctttcgcttaagcgagagctcgACTTACAGGAACAGTGACCTTACgcgcattctcgcttaggcgagagcccTCTTGCTTGAGTGAgacgttcgctcgctcaaaaacagagtgggtcgcctgagcgactaCTCACATAAAatagcttgggcgagcctctgttattctcgcctaggcaagacaagctcgcttgggcgagaaaactagTGCTCACCATTGTTCCCTCGTGCAACAGTCCAACAACACAGCCCAAACAACACAATATGACATTTTTATAAGCTTAGAGCAATATACAATCCAACGAATCACGAAATATTATCAAAGAAATCATGAAGAACCAAAGCTTTagcaaaaccctaacttccctaaCTTGGAAAGCGCTAATATAAGACTTTGACTCCTAAGCCAACGAAACCAGTAGCTCGAAGAGCAGATTTATGAACTGGAACAATGGCACAGAAAAGGAATTAGATTACCACAGTGGACCTTCAGTGGAAAATACGAAAAGGGAACTAGAAAGGAACTAGCATGAGCTGAGAGCTAACTTACGTGAAGCAGAGTTGAGCTTAGAGCTAGCTTAACCAAGAGTTGTGACCAAACCCTAGCAGGCATTCTGAAAGGATATGCTATGAGCTATTTTGCAAGAATGACAAGAGTGGAAGGGGGTTTGGCTGTCTTAGAGGCCTTGTACAaaggccagcccttaggcccactaGATT is a window of Vigna unguiculata cultivar IT97K-499-35 chromosome 4, ASM411807v1, whole genome shotgun sequence DNA encoding:
- the LOC114180660 gene encoding uncharacterized protein LOC114180660, whose translation is MGLEYQKIHACPNDCVLYRDEFTSLKACPTCGLSRFKKKIDGNSGDEDKDGAPAKIDETFPEFGAEPRNLRLGLATDGMNPYGNLSSKHSSWPVLLMIYNLSPLLCMKRKYMMLSMMISGPRQPGNDIDVYLKSLIDDLKLLWEEGVDVYDSYSQELFCLCAMLFCTINDFPAYGNLSGYNVKGHFACPICEKNTSYIQLKHDQKNVYTRHRKFLPRNHPYRRMKKAFNGSPEDEIVARPRNGEEIYNQVENIDIVFGKHPKKKTTKKSIWKKQSIFFNLPYLCKLDVRHCIDVMHIEKNVCDSVIGTLLNVKGKTKDGVKARQDLAEMGIRSELHAQSIGRRTYLPPACHTLSRKEKQIFCECLRSVKVSQGYSSNISSLVSMQDLKLVGLKSHDCHVLMQQLLPVAFRAILPTSVRGILTRLCMFFNVICKKVIDPRVLDDLENEAIRLLCQLEMYFPPSFFDIMVHLIVHLKKPLNSAQVICQVVNQLEFLRLDMKVNVKKKVYATPNVSETLLRLARGPNNDVITYGGYYINNHCFYSKMEDDKSRVQNSGVTLQAESVHFANSKDKNPITASMSYFGIIHEIWEVDYVTFRVSVFNCKWVDSNSGVGTDDFGFTLVDLNKMSDTNEPFIMASQA